Proteins from a genomic interval of Corvus moneduloides isolate bCorMon1 chromosome 6, bCorMon1.pri, whole genome shotgun sequence:
- the TMED8 gene encoding protein TMED8 isoform X3 — translation MSQIGAHLSTGTTEHSKEEVGILEDQKVAELEEKLPDQIQSLKKEAAVRVTNYHVPQGVGDIVMIQSDHTGAVDILSAELETADLLGEQRKAQPPPLAAPTMWTTEKMKEFKAKMGKEKNGRMVVKRGEVVTVRVPTHPDGKCICWEFATDDYDIGFGVYFDWTTVTSTAITVQVSESSDEEDEEEDEEIEGLSPVGDVERGSKTYLRNRYGEIMPVYRRNSHREVQAGSHEYPGEGIYLLKFDNSYSLLRNKTLFFHVYYTS, via the exons AT GTCACAGATTGGGGCGCACCTGAGTACAGGCACAACAGAGCACTCAAAGGAAGAAGTTGGCATTCTGGAAGATCAGAAAGTGGCTGAACTAGAAGAGAAGCTGCCTGACCAAATCCAGTCCCTCAAAAAG GAAGCTGCTGTTCGGGTAACCAACTACCATGTACCTCAGGGAGTGGGGGATATAGTCATGATTCAGTCCGATCACACTGGTGCTGTGGATATCCTTTCAGCTGAGCTGGAGACTGCAGACCTCCTtggggagcagaggaaag CTCAGCCTCCCCCTCTGGCTGCACCTACCATGTGGACCACCGAGAAGATGAAGGAATTCAAAGCcaagatgggaaaggagaagaatggCCGGATGGTGGTGAAGCGAGGCGAGGTGGTGACAGTCCGTGTGCCAACCCATCCTGATGGGAAATGCATTTGCTGGGAGTTTGCTACGGATGACTACGACATTGGGTTTGGAGTCTATTTTGACTGGACCACAGTTACTAGCACTGCCATTACTGTTCAGGTCAGTGAATCCAGTgatgaagaggatgaagaagaaGACGAGGAAATTGAAG GACTGTCCCCTGTAGGTGATGTAGAGCGGGGTTCCAAAACCTATCTGCGGAACCGCTACGGAGAGATCATGCCTGTGTACCGCAGGAACAGCCATCGGGAGGTACAGGCAGGCAGCCACGAGTACCCGGGCGAGGGCATCTACCTGCTGAAATTTGATAACTCGTACTCTCTGCTCCGCAATAAGACTCTGTTTTTTCACGTCTACTACACCAGCtga
- the LOC116445277 gene encoding uncharacterized protein LOC116445277 encodes MSVPAAPALLTAMLRARRRWGRPGPAGSARQGGLAFYVLWALREPPRRLGSQSSQRGFQAWLPLPLPKQLVVFGLGDWSCYSPDTSIAVDVLVSPGVAPQRVGTLEPTRRSLVWEDDWRTDIFMASLKEMDKGNPVRLVLTVNGQVELTITDLLMHICAEPETAVMLQAYPLNTVLPEHLVCRRRWAADSCSLPVPLSPESLLLRGVSSSTPAHPFLVPETTQSPVLPADDRPLGQDLEDPTGVKSQSSEVAARASVPVKKDIQPPLRTLVVPCALKSPAGKVESSEAWRKSPDQGPPRVHSKKPRKVLFEPTACERDLDEEDLAVKELQGLSKYSNYSPEPTGNTSQEGSPSPRWCHAMCLSDLGTAVLIGGEGVNQQSCRDALWKLEIDNDLWLPVGFQLQNAMPSCLHGHTATYDPDTKRIYIFGGIREDKDYGRIYILDTVTWKWLFVAAKGRIPVLTYHSATIYHKELFVFGGTFPRKASLAVAPCSNVLYVFNPEHEIWYQPISEGEKPLPRLGHSATLLKNKLLIFGGRSTSLYLSDMHILDLGFMEYTPVPLLAGQPSARCFHAALAVSDQKVLISGGCNAKGALHDVFVFHLDTLSWSTVIHHDLCSVPRAGHTLLDLTPAHLMDMDKENKEEQNLHTVLVFGGSNCAGTFYNSTVKIQLDLG; translated from the exons ATGTCGGtcccggcggccccggccctgcTCACCGCGATGCtgcgcgcccgccgccgctggGGCCGGCCGGGGCCCGCGGGCAGCGCCCGGCAGGGCGGCCTCGCCTTCTACGTGCTGTGGGCTCTGCGGGAGCCGCCACGGCGGCTCGGCAG CCAGTCCAGCCAGAGGGGTTTCCAGGCTTGGCTGCCCCTGCCATTGCCAAAGCAGCTGGTGGTGTTCGGGCTGGGCGACTGGAGCTGTTACTCTCCGGACACGAGCATCGCAGTGGATGTGCTGGTGTCCCCAGGCGTCGCACCACAGCGGGTCGGCACGCTGGAGCCCACCCGCAG GTCTCTGGTGTGGGAAGATGACTGGAGAACAGATATTTTCATGGCCTCGTTGAAAGAGATGGACAAAGGCAACCCTGTGAGGCTTGTCCTGACTGTCAATGGACAG GTAGAGCTGACAATCACGGATCTGTTAATGCACATCTGTGCTGAGCCTGAAACTGCTGTGATGCTCCAGGCCTATCCTCTGAACACAGTTTTGCCAGAACACCTTGTGTGTCGCAGGAGATGGGCAGCAGACAGCTGTTCACTTCCAGTTCCACTCTCTCCTGAGTCTTTG ctgctccgaGGTGTCTCCAGCAGTACGCCTGCCCATCCCTTCCTTGTACCAGAGACCACCCAGTCACCAGTGCTCCCAGCGGATGATAGGCCCCTTGGCCAGGACCTGGAAGATCCTACTGGG GTTAAGAGTCAGAGCTCAGAGGTGGCTGCCAGAGCATCCGTGCCTGTGAAGAAGGACATCCAGCCACCACTGAGGACCCTGGTGGTACCCTGTGCTCTGAAGTCACCAGCTGGCAAGGTGGAATCCAGTGAGGCCTGGAGGAAGAGTCCTGACCAAGGACCACCAAGAGTCCACTCCAAAAAGCCCAGGAAAGTTTTGTTTGAACCCACAGCATGTGAGAGAGATCTCGATGAAGAAG ATCTGGCGGTGAAGGAGTTGCAAG GTCTCTCTAAGTACAGCAATTACTCCCCTGAGCCAACTGGAAATACTTCTCAGGAAG GCAGTCCCAGCCCTCGGTGGTGCCATGCCATGTGCCTCAGTGACCTGGGGACAGCTGTTCTCATTGGTGGAGAAGGTGTCAATCAACAGTCCTGCAGGGATGCTCTCTGGAAGCTGGAAATTG ACAATGATTTATGGCTTCCAGTGGGTTTCCAGCTACAAAATGCCATGCCATCGTGCTTGCATGGTCACACAGCTACCTACGACCCTGACACCAAGCGTATCTACATCTTTGGGGGCATAAGGGAGGACAAAGACTACGGCAGGATCTACATTCTGGACACAGTCACCTGGAAATGGCTCTTTGTGGCT GCTAAAGGGAGGATACCAGTGCTCACCTACCACAGTGCAACTATCTACCACAAGGAGCTCTTTGTTTTCGGAGGAACTTTCCCCAGAAAGGCATCACTGGCAGTTGCACCCTGCAGCAATGTGCTTTATGTCTTCAATCCAGAGCATGAAATTTGGTATCAGCCCATTTCAGAAGGGGAGAAGCCTCTGCCTAGGCTTGG GCATTCAGCTACTCTATTGAAAAACAAGCTGCTGATTTTTGGGGGTCGGAGTACTTCTCTCTACCTCAGTGACATGCACATTCTGGATCTGG GTTTCATGGAGTACACACCAGTCCCTCTCCTCGCAGGACAGCCTTCTGCACGTTG TTTTcatgcagctctggctgtgtcGGACCAGAAGGTTCTGATCAGTGGAGGCTGCAATGCCAAAGGAGCCTTGCATGATGTCTTTGTTTTCCACCTAG ATACTCTCTCATGGAGCACAGTGATCCACCACGACCTCTGCTCTGTTCCCCGAGCTGGCCACACATTGCTTGACCTGACTCCTGCCCACTTGATGGATATGGACAAGGAGAACAAAGAGGAGCAGAACCTGCACACGGTGTTAGTCTTTGGGGGCTCCAACTGTGCTGGGACCTTTTATAACAGCACAGTCAAGATCCAGCTCGACCTAGGATAA
- the GSTZ1 gene encoding maleylacetoacetate isomerase isoform X3: MAMSAAAAKPILYSYFRSSCSWRVRIALALKGISYDLVPVNLIKDGGQQLAIINYLEETHPNPRLLPQDPKKRAQVRMIADHIASGIQPLQNLSVLKQMGEKKMEWAQNCIASGFQALEQILQHTAGRYCVGDEVSMADLCLVPQVANAERFKVDMGPYPTITRINKALLELEAFKISHPSRQPDTPAELRA; the protein is encoded by the exons ATGGCAATGAGCGCTGCCGCCGCCAAG CCGATACTTTACAGCTATTTCCGAAGTTCCTGTTCTTGGAGAGTGCGAATCG CACTGGCTCTGAAAGGAATTTCTTATGACCTGGTGCCAGTGAACCTCATTAAGGATGGAGGACAGCAG CTAGCTATAATTAATTACCTAGAAGAGACACATCCTAACCCCAGGCTCCTGCCCCAAGATCCAAAGAAGAGAGCCCAAGTCAGAATGATCGCTGATCACATTGCCTCTGGCATTCAACCACTCCAG AACCTGAGTGTCCTCAAAcaaatgggggagaaaaaaatggaatgggCTCAGAACTGTATCGCGTCTGGCTTTCAAG cactggagcagattCTGCAGCATACTGCTGGACGCTATTGTGTGGGGGATGAA GTTTCCATGGCTGATCTGTGTTTAGTGCCTCAAGTTGCCAATGCTGAAAG atTCAAAGTGGACATGGGTCCATACCCCACAATAACCAGAATAAACAAAGCTCTCCTGGAGTTAGAGGCCTTCAAAATCAGCCACCCTTCCCGGCAGCCAGATACTCCTGCAGAGCTGCGAGCTTGA
- the GSTZ1 gene encoding maleylacetoacetate isomerase isoform X1 translates to MAMSAAAAKPILYSYFRSSCSWRVRIALALKGISYDLVPVNLIKDGGQQFSAEFKALNPMQQVPALKIDGITISQSLAIINYLEETHPNPRLLPQDPKKRAQVRMIADHIASGIQPLQNLSVLKQMGEKKMEWAQNCIASGFQALEQILQHTAGRYCVGDEVSMADLCLVPQVANAERFKVDMGPYPTITRINKALLELEAFKISHPSRQPDTPAELRA, encoded by the exons ATGGCAATGAGCGCTGCCGCCGCCAAG CCGATACTTTACAGCTATTTCCGAAGTTCCTGTTCTTGGAGAGTGCGAATCG CACTGGCTCTGAAAGGAATTTCTTATGACCTGGTGCCAGTGAACCTCATTAAGGATGGAGGACAGCAG TTTTCTGCTGAATTCAAGGCACTGAATCCAATGCAGCAAGTCCCAGCCTTGAAAATTGATGGCATCACCATTTCTCAGTCA CTAGCTATAATTAATTACCTAGAAGAGACACATCCTAACCCCAGGCTCCTGCCCCAAGATCCAAAGAAGAGAGCCCAAGTCAGAATGATCGCTGATCACATTGCCTCTGGCATTCAACCACTCCAG AACCTGAGTGTCCTCAAAcaaatgggggagaaaaaaatggaatgggCTCAGAACTGTATCGCGTCTGGCTTTCAAG cactggagcagattCTGCAGCATACTGCTGGACGCTATTGTGTGGGGGATGAA GTTTCCATGGCTGATCTGTGTTTAGTGCCTCAAGTTGCCAATGCTGAAAG atTCAAAGTGGACATGGGTCCATACCCCACAATAACCAGAATAAACAAAGCTCTCCTGGAGTTAGAGGCCTTCAAAATCAGCCACCCTTCCCGGCAGCCAGATACTCCTGCAGAGCTGCGAGCTTGA
- the GSTZ1 gene encoding maleylacetoacetate isomerase isoform X2 → MASEKPILYSYFRSSCSWRVRIALALKGISYDLVPVNLIKDGGQQFSAEFKALNPMQQVPALKIDGITISQSLAIINYLEETHPNPRLLPQDPKKRAQVRMIADHIASGIQPLQNLSVLKQMGEKKMEWAQNCIASGFQALEQILQHTAGRYCVGDEVSMADLCLVPQVANAERFKVDMGPYPTITRINKALLELEAFKISHPSRQPDTPAELRA, encoded by the exons ATGGCATCTGAAAAG CCGATACTTTACAGCTATTTCCGAAGTTCCTGTTCTTGGAGAGTGCGAATCG CACTGGCTCTGAAAGGAATTTCTTATGACCTGGTGCCAGTGAACCTCATTAAGGATGGAGGACAGCAG TTTTCTGCTGAATTCAAGGCACTGAATCCAATGCAGCAAGTCCCAGCCTTGAAAATTGATGGCATCACCATTTCTCAGTCA CTAGCTATAATTAATTACCTAGAAGAGACACATCCTAACCCCAGGCTCCTGCCCCAAGATCCAAAGAAGAGAGCCCAAGTCAGAATGATCGCTGATCACATTGCCTCTGGCATTCAACCACTCCAG AACCTGAGTGTCCTCAAAcaaatgggggagaaaaaaatggaatgggCTCAGAACTGTATCGCGTCTGGCTTTCAAG cactggagcagattCTGCAGCATACTGCTGGACGCTATTGTGTGGGGGATGAA GTTTCCATGGCTGATCTGTGTTTAGTGCCTCAAGTTGCCAATGCTGAAAG atTCAAAGTGGACATGGGTCCATACCCCACAATAACCAGAATAAACAAAGCTCTCCTGGAGTTAGAGGCCTTCAAAATCAGCCACCCTTCCCGGCAGCCAGATACTCCTGCAGAGCTGCGAGCTTGA